The Saccharopolyspora gloriosae genome has a segment encoding these proteins:
- a CDS encoding cell wall metabolism sensor histidine kinase WalK, with translation MTALGYTALIIGLLAIGVAAGYLAARTARHRERRRPEGPTVAELLQRLVHTTNNGIVVLNRFGDVVLNNPRADELGFVRDNQADVRARKAAEQALESGEPVPVDLSPLNRTSLRGRGPAAVLGEVRPLGDGFTVIDAGDESDAVRLEATRRDFVANVSHELKTPVGALALLAEAVIDASEDADEVRRFSTKILHESTRLGTLVSELIALSRLQGAERLPELTTVEVDVVVEEALGRSRIAAESAGIEITLDDPSELLLDGDRTLLVTALSNLIDNAVSYSPPGSPVSISRRMVGDFVEIAVTDRGIGIDPQHQQRVFERFFRVDPARSRATGGTGLGLAIVKHVAANHGGEVKLWSRLGTGSTFTLRVPRHGADAEADGTGEQNAATGSELAGSEQPGGEARTDAAASSTEQGRANTRPETDSADGVATVETGGVR, from the coding sequence GTGACCGCATTGGGCTATACCGCCCTGATCATCGGCTTGCTGGCGATCGGTGTGGCGGCCGGATACCTGGCCGCGCGGACGGCGCGGCACCGCGAACGCCGTCGGCCCGAGGGGCCGACCGTCGCGGAACTGCTGCAGCGACTCGTGCACACCACGAACAACGGCATCGTGGTGCTCAACAGGTTCGGCGACGTGGTGCTGAACAACCCCCGTGCCGACGAACTCGGCTTCGTCCGCGACAACCAGGCCGACGTCCGCGCCCGCAAAGCGGCCGAGCAGGCGCTGGAATCCGGCGAACCGGTACCCGTGGACCTGTCCCCGCTGAACCGCACGTCGCTGCGCGGCCGCGGACCGGCCGCGGTGCTCGGCGAGGTGCGACCGCTCGGCGACGGGTTCACCGTCATCGACGCGGGCGACGAGTCCGACGCGGTCCGGTTGGAAGCGACCCGGCGGGACTTCGTGGCCAACGTCTCGCACGAGCTCAAAACCCCGGTCGGCGCGCTCGCGCTGCTGGCCGAAGCGGTGATCGACGCTTCCGAGGACGCCGACGAGGTCCGCCGGTTCTCGACCAAGATCCTGCACGAATCGACCCGGCTGGGCACCCTCGTCTCCGAGCTGATCGCGCTGTCCCGGCTGCAGGGCGCCGAACGCCTTCCGGAACTGACCACCGTCGAGGTCGACGTGGTCGTCGAGGAGGCGCTGGGGCGCTCCCGCATCGCGGCCGAGTCCGCGGGCATCGAGATCACCCTCGACGACCCCAGCGAGCTGCTGCTCGACGGGGACCGCACCCTGCTGGTGACCGCGCTGAGCAACCTCATCGACAACGCGGTGTCCTACTCCCCGCCCGGTTCGCCGGTGTCCATCAGCCGCCGGATGGTCGGAGACTTCGTGGAGATCGCCGTCACCGACCGCGGCATCGGCATCGACCCGCAGCACCAGCAGCGAGTGTTCGAGCGGTTCTTCCGTGTCGACCCGGCCCGCTCCAGGGCCACCGGCGGAACCGGACTCGGGCTGGCCATCGTCAAACACGTCGCCGCCAACCACGGCGGCGAAGTGAAGCTGTGGAGCAGGCTCGGGACCGGCTCCACCTTCACCCTCCGAGTGCCTCGGCACGGTGCCGACGCGGAGGCGGACGGTACCGGCGAGCAGAACGCGGCGACCGGTTCGGAGCTCGCCGGCTCCGAGCAGCCCGGGGGCGAGGCCCGGACGGACGCCGCCGCGTCGAGTACCGAACAGGGCCGGGCGAACACCCGGCCCGAGACCGATAGTGCGGACGGGGTCGCAACCGTCGAAACGGGAGGAGTCCGGTGA
- a CDS encoding phosphoglyceromutase yields MTVGTLVLLRHGESTWNAENLFTGWVDVPLSEKGTTEARRGGELLRETGVLPDVLHTSLLRRAITTANIALDGADRHWIPVRRDWRLNERHYGALQGKNKKQTLDEYGEEQFMLWRRSYDTPPPEIEPADEFSQEGDPRYADLGADMPRTECLKDVVTRLLPYWESAIVPDLRAGRTVLVAAHGNSLRALVKHLDGISDAEIAGLNIPTGIPLRYDLDEQLSPTNPGGTYLDPDAAASAAAAVANQGR; encoded by the coding sequence ATGACTGTCGGGACTCTGGTACTGCTGCGACACGGCGAAAGCACCTGGAACGCCGAGAACCTGTTCACTGGCTGGGTCGACGTTCCCCTCTCCGAGAAGGGCACGACCGAGGCGCGGCGTGGCGGCGAGCTGCTGCGCGAAACCGGTGTGCTGCCCGACGTGCTGCACACCTCGTTGCTGCGCCGGGCCATCACCACCGCCAACATCGCGCTGGACGGCGCCGACCGGCACTGGATTCCGGTGCGCCGGGACTGGCGGCTCAACGAACGGCACTACGGCGCGCTGCAGGGCAAGAACAAGAAGCAGACGCTCGACGAGTACGGCGAGGAGCAGTTCATGCTCTGGCGCCGCTCCTACGACACGCCGCCGCCGGAGATCGAGCCTGCCGACGAGTTCAGCCAGGAAGGCGACCCGCGCTACGCCGACCTCGGCGCAGACATGCCGCGCACCGAGTGCCTCAAGGACGTCGTGACGCGCCTGCTGCCGTACTGGGAGAGCGCGATCGTGCCGGACCTGCGTGCCGGTCGGACCGTGCTCGTCGCCGCGCACGGCAACTCGCTGCGCGCGCTGGTGAAGCACCTGGACGGGATCTCGGACGCGGAGATCGCCGGACTGAACATCCCGACGGGCATTCCGCTGCGCTACGACCTCGACGAGCAGCTGTCGCCGACCAATCCGGGCGGCACCTACCTGGACCCGGACGCCGCGGCCTCGGCCGCGGCCGCAGTGGCCAACCAAGGACGCTGA
- a CDS encoding YbjN domain-containing protein, producing MTVAETIKSALDASELDYRQEADGRFFVTLPGTKKLQTNCWLIVAEHALVVEAFVCRKPDEAHEDVYRYLLRRNARLYGVHYTIDGTGDVFLVGRVGLHAVTAEEIDRVLGQVLEAADGDFNTLLELGFGTAIRREWGWRESRGESLANLRPFEQLVRRDGPLAPADEEPA from the coding sequence GTGACCGTCGCGGAGACCATCAAGTCCGCGCTCGACGCGAGCGAACTGGACTACCGGCAGGAGGCCGACGGCCGGTTCTTCGTGACGTTGCCGGGCACGAAGAAGCTGCAGACGAACTGCTGGCTGATCGTGGCCGAGCACGCGCTGGTCGTCGAGGCCTTCGTGTGCAGGAAGCCGGACGAGGCGCACGAGGACGTGTACCGGTACCTGCTGCGCCGCAACGCTCGGCTCTACGGCGTGCACTACACGATCGACGGAACCGGGGACGTTTTCCTGGTGGGCCGGGTCGGGCTGCACGCGGTGACGGCGGAGGAGATCGATCGGGTGCTGGGGCAGGTGCTGGAGGCCGCGGACGGGGACTTCAACACTCTGCTGGAGCTGGGGTTCGGCACCGCGATCCGGCGTGAGTGGGGCTGGCGGGAGTCGCGCGGCGAGTCGTTGGCGAACCTGCGGCCGTTCGAACAGCTGGTGCGGCGAGACGGTCCGCTGGCACCCGCGGACGAAGAACCGGCCTGA
- the mshA gene encoding D-inositol-3-phosphate glycosyltransferase, translated as MTSGTARMRPRRAAVFSLHTSPLEQPGTGDAGGMNVYIAQTATRLAELGTEVEIFTRATSSDVPPVAELAPGVTVRHVVAGPFEGLDKNELPAQLCAFAAGALRAEARHEPGFYDIVHSHYWLSGQVGWLARERWGVPLVHTAHTLAKVKNTALAAGDTPEPRVRVLGEEQVVAEADRLVANTEVEASDLVRLYDADPAEVATIPPGVDLRRFTPGDSAAARARFGLSPDALVFAFVGRIQPLKAPDVLLSATAELLARRPELRARLAVLVVGGPSGSGLERPEALQELARELGIADVVRFLPPQGGEALADVYRAADVVTVPSYNESFGLVALEAQACGTPVVAAAVGGLPVAVADGRSGLLVPGHGTDQWADALSSVADAGLRTRLAAGTVEHAETFSWDRTTESLLETYARAKRAFHSQFSLEVTA; from the coding sequence ATGACTTCTGGCACCGCCCGGATGCGGCCTCGCCGCGCCGCCGTGTTCTCGCTGCACACCTCCCCGCTGGAGCAGCCGGGCACCGGTGATGCGGGCGGGATGAACGTCTACATCGCCCAGACGGCGACGCGGCTGGCCGAGCTCGGCACCGAAGTGGAGATCTTCACCCGCGCCACGTCCTCGGACGTGCCGCCGGTCGCGGAGCTCGCGCCGGGGGTCACCGTGCGGCACGTCGTGGCGGGTCCGTTCGAGGGGCTGGACAAGAACGAGCTGCCCGCGCAGCTGTGCGCTTTCGCCGCGGGCGCGCTGCGCGCGGAGGCGCGGCACGAGCCGGGGTTCTACGACATCGTGCACTCGCACTACTGGCTGTCCGGGCAGGTCGGCTGGCTGGCCAGGGAACGTTGGGGAGTGCCGCTGGTGCACACCGCGCACACCTTGGCGAAGGTGAAGAACACCGCGCTGGCGGCGGGTGACACACCGGAGCCACGAGTCCGGGTGCTGGGCGAGGAGCAGGTGGTCGCCGAGGCGGACCGGCTCGTCGCGAACACCGAGGTGGAGGCCTCCGACCTGGTCCGGCTCTACGACGCGGACCCGGCGGAGGTGGCGACCATTCCACCGGGAGTGGATCTGCGCCGGTTCACGCCGGGCGACTCGGCGGCGGCGCGCGCTCGGTTCGGGTTGTCGCCGGATGCGCTGGTGTTCGCGTTCGTCGGCCGCATCCAGCCGTTGAAGGCGCCGGACGTGCTGTTAAGCGCGACCGCCGAGTTGCTGGCCCGGCGACCGGAGCTGCGCGCGCGGCTGGCGGTGCTGGTCGTCGGCGGGCCGTCGGGCAGCGGGCTGGAACGCCCGGAGGCGCTGCAGGAGCTGGCGCGGGAGCTCGGCATCGCCGATGTGGTGCGGTTCCTGCCGCCGCAGGGCGGGGAGGCGTTGGCCGATGTGTACCGGGCCGCGGACGTGGTGACGGTGCCCAGCTACAACGAGTCGTTCGGCCTGGTCGCGCTGGAGGCGCAGGCCTGCGGGACGCCGGTGGTGGCGGCCGCGGTCGGCGGCCTGCCGGTGGCCGTGGCCGACGGGCGATCCGGCCTGCTGGTGCCGGGGCACGGCACCGATCAGTGGGCGGACGCGTTGAGTTCGGTGGCCGATGCCGGTTTACGCACCCGGCTCGCGGCGGGGACGGTGGAACACGCGGAGACGTTCTCCTGGGACCGCACCACGGAGTCGTTGCTGGAGACCTACGCGCGGGCGAAGCGGGCGTTCCATTCGCAGTTCAGTCTGGAGGTGACGGCGTGA
- a CDS encoding Ig-like domain-containing protein yields MLSRVGRSRVRLLWTALVGALAAVLLISGCGSQSAGGGGAGGGAQAQAKPAAKVHLEPGGGSDVNPAAPVKVGVERGKLDEVTLTNGDGKEVEGELAADGLSWTAGEQLGYGKTYTWSGEATGTDGQSVPVQGSFTTVSPAKTVRATVNPTDHTEVGVAMPISVKFDNAVTDKAAAERALQVRTSVPVEGAWAWLSDKQVDWRPKEYWPAGTQVEVDAKLYGVHYGEGEYGRSDLTSNFSVGRSQIVKADAATHQMIVEEDGKQIASYAASYGKDHDPELNTPNGTYIVMQKNPVEIMDNPRYGYTDVEKKWAVRMSNHGEFIHENEENRANLGKVNTSHGCINLSEADAKAYFDGALIGDPIEVSGAVTTMEPRFDVFDWMLDWEQWKQKSAL; encoded by the coding sequence GTGTTGAGCAGGGTGGGTCGGTCGCGGGTACGGCTGCTGTGGACTGCGCTGGTGGGCGCGCTGGCGGCCGTGCTGCTGATATCGGGTTGCGGATCGCAGTCCGCAGGCGGTGGCGGCGCCGGGGGTGGCGCGCAGGCGCAGGCGAAGCCCGCGGCCAAGGTGCACCTCGAACCCGGTGGCGGGTCCGACGTCAACCCGGCCGCGCCGGTGAAGGTCGGCGTCGAACGCGGCAAGCTCGACGAGGTCACGCTGACCAACGGCGACGGCAAGGAGGTCGAGGGCGAACTGGCCGCCGACGGCCTCAGCTGGACCGCCGGTGAGCAGCTCGGTTACGGCAAGACCTACACCTGGTCCGGCGAGGCCACCGGCACCGACGGGCAGAGCGTTCCGGTGCAGGGCAGCTTCACCACCGTGTCCCCGGCGAAGACGGTGCGCGCCACCGTCAACCCCACCGACCACACCGAGGTCGGCGTCGCGATGCCGATCAGCGTCAAGTTCGACAACGCCGTCACCGACAAGGCCGCCGCCGAACGCGCACTCCAGGTCCGGACCTCCGTGCCCGTCGAGGGCGCCTGGGCGTGGCTGTCCGACAAGCAGGTGGACTGGCGGCCGAAGGAGTACTGGCCCGCGGGCACCCAGGTCGAGGTCGACGCCAAGCTCTACGGCGTGCACTACGGCGAGGGCGAGTACGGCCGTTCCGACCTGACCTCGAATTTCTCCGTCGGCCGGTCGCAGATCGTGAAGGCGGACGCCGCCACGCACCAGATGATCGTCGAGGAGGACGGCAAGCAGATCGCGAGCTACGCCGCGAGCTACGGCAAGGACCACGATCCGGAGCTGAACACGCCCAACGGCACCTACATCGTGATGCAGAAGAACCCCGTCGAGATCATGGACAACCCGCGCTACGGCTACACGGACGTGGAGAAGAAGTGGGCCGTGCGGATGTCCAACCACGGTGAGTTCATCCACGAGAACGAGGAGAACCGCGCCAACCTCGGCAAGGTCAACACCTCGCACGGCTGCATCAACCTGTCCGAGGCGGACGCCAAGGCGTACTTCGACGGTGCCCTGATCGGCGATCCGATCGAGGTCAGCGGGGCGGTCACCACGATGGAGCCGCGCTTCGACGTGTTCGACTGGATGCTCGACTGGGAGCAGTGGAAGCAGAAGTCGGCGTTGTGA
- a CDS encoding S1 family peptidase, which translates to MLSIRELRDRAVIRPIKRAVEDQLLDLPGVTAVDIGEKRTAGRFTGTQGIVVSVARKRPADRVWPGTHIPADVLGIPTDVIEEKPLLQHAHTCAEESVALRGRGFAHDGAVTGGDGLAPCRSVQLAPPDARYAGRYRRTGTLGALVIGHPPAVATMGLTTFDVACLDDGWAVGDRMVDPDTGHVYADLARGALSGRVDAAAVTLGRGVDHSPVIPGIGPVTGQCAAYPGEQVRKCGYGSGVTSGVVTSVDVTLRVDHGAALGVRVLREQIRIDRPASEGCFLQAGDAGGAVVNHDGRIVGLLFAGTRSGMTGFASPIVDVLAELDVELCVLHRQLQV; encoded by the coding sequence ATGCTCAGCATAAGGGAACTTCGGGACAGAGCGGTCATCAGGCCGATCAAGCGCGCGGTCGAAGATCAGCTGCTGGACCTCCCCGGCGTCACCGCGGTCGACATCGGTGAGAAGCGCACCGCGGGCCGGTTCACCGGCACGCAGGGCATCGTCGTGTCCGTCGCCCGCAAACGCCCGGCGGACCGGGTGTGGCCGGGCACGCACATCCCCGCCGACGTGCTCGGCATCCCCACCGACGTGATCGAGGAGAAGCCGCTCCTGCAGCACGCGCACACCTGCGCCGAGGAGTCGGTGGCGTTGCGCGGGCGCGGGTTCGCGCACGACGGAGCGGTCACCGGTGGAGACGGGCTGGCGCCGTGCCGATCGGTGCAGCTCGCGCCGCCGGACGCCCGGTACGCGGGCCGGTACCGGCGCACCGGAACGCTGGGTGCGCTGGTCATCGGGCATCCGCCCGCGGTCGCGACGATGGGCCTGACCACGTTCGACGTGGCCTGCCTCGACGACGGCTGGGCGGTCGGCGATCGGATGGTCGATCCGGACACCGGCCACGTGTACGCGGACCTGGCGCGGGGCGCGCTGTCCGGCCGGGTGGACGCTGCGGCCGTCACGCTCGGCAGGGGCGTCGACCACTCCCCGGTGATTCCGGGCATCGGTCCGGTGACGGGGCAGTGCGCCGCCTATCCGGGTGAGCAGGTCCGCAAGTGCGGATACGGCAGCGGCGTCACGAGCGGGGTGGTCACCTCGGTGGACGTGACGCTGCGGGTGGATCACGGCGCGGCGCTGGGCGTGCGGGTGCTGCGCGAGCAGATCCGCATCGACCGCCCGGCGTCCGAGGGGTGCTTCCTGCAGGCCGGGGACGCCGGCGGCGCGGTGGTCAACCACGACGGCCGGATCGTCGGGTTGCTGTTCGCGGGGACTCGCAGCGGCATGACCGGGTTCGCGAGTCCCATCGTCGACGTGCTCGCCGAGCTCGACGTGGAGTTGTGCGTGCTGCACCGCCAGCTCCAAGTGTGA
- a CDS encoding UDP-N-acetylmuramate dehydrogenase — MSGAEGTSGGAQPTGEPTPHALSGHTTLRLGGPAAEFVLAEHPDQLAEAVRESDAAGQRLLVMGGGSNLVIADEGFDGRVVRIATRGRRYDIVDGFVQLTVEAGEDWDDVVADTVHQGLGNLECLSGIPGLTGATPVQNVGAYGVEISEMLVSVDLLDRHTGRIRTVLADDLGLVYRGSVLKHTADAVVLRARYLLRDGGESAPIRYAELARELDVTPGARVDVTKVREAVLRLRRTKGMVLDPDDHDTWSAGSFFTNPIVAAADLPGVLELIAARVGPDERVPQYPAAEGSTKLSAAWLIDRAGFGKGHAGPGGRAALSDKHTLALTNRGSASTADLLHLAREVREGVRAAFGVSLAPEPVLVDCSL, encoded by the coding sequence ATGTCCGGCGCCGAAGGAACCAGCGGTGGCGCGCAGCCGACCGGCGAGCCGACGCCCCACGCCCTGTCCGGCCACACGACGCTGCGCCTCGGCGGCCCGGCCGCCGAGTTCGTCCTGGCCGAACACCCCGACCAGCTGGCCGAGGCGGTCCGGGAGTCCGATGCGGCCGGTCAGCGGCTGCTGGTGATGGGCGGCGGCTCGAACCTCGTGATCGCGGACGAGGGCTTCGACGGTCGCGTCGTGCGGATCGCCACCCGCGGCCGCCGCTACGACATCGTCGACGGGTTCGTGCAGCTGACGGTCGAAGCGGGCGAGGACTGGGACGACGTCGTCGCCGACACCGTCCACCAGGGACTGGGCAACCTGGAATGCCTGTCCGGGATTCCCGGGCTCACCGGTGCCACTCCGGTGCAGAACGTCGGCGCCTACGGCGTGGAGATCTCCGAGATGCTCGTCTCGGTGGACCTGCTGGACCGGCACACCGGGCGGATCCGCACCGTGCTGGCCGACGACCTCGGGTTGGTCTACCGGGGCAGCGTGCTCAAGCACACCGCGGACGCGGTGGTGCTGCGCGCCCGCTACCTGCTGCGCGACGGCGGTGAATCGGCGCCGATCCGGTACGCGGAGCTGGCCCGCGAACTCGACGTGACCCCGGGGGCGCGGGTCGACGTGACCAAGGTGCGCGAAGCGGTGCTGCGCTTACGGCGTACGAAGGGCATGGTGCTGGACCCGGACGATCACGACACGTGGAGCGCCGGTTCCTTCTTCACCAACCCCATCGTGGCGGCGGCGGACCTGCCGGGAGTGCTGGAGCTGATCGCCGCCCGCGTGGGGCCGGACGAGCGCGTGCCGCAGTATCCGGCCGCGGAGGGGAGCACGAAGCTCTCCGCCGCCTGGTTGATCGACCGCGCCGGGTTCGGCAAGGGACACGCCGGTCCCGGCGGCAGGGCCGCGCTGTCCGACAAGCACACCTTGGCGTTGACCAACCGGGGTTCGGCGAGCACCGCCGATCTGCTCCACCTGGCGCGTGAAGTGCGCGAAGGGGTGCGTGCGGCCTTCGGCGTGTCACTGGCGCCCGAGCCCGTACTGGTGGACTGTTCGCTCTGA
- a CDS encoding DUF2505 domain-containing protein, with protein sequence MARRIEHRSTSEWPASQVHAALIDLDYLRERLAELGGTRNELVKHTVDGDAVRFEVRQGVRTDSLPPVARTVVGAGDLVIDRSESWRREQDGHYTGEIAAEVAGVPCTITGSMWLRDQATGTDASEFLVDGEVRVNMPFVGGKLEDLVADQVQKLLAAEERFTTEWLARRPN encoded by the coding sequence ATGGCACGCCGCATCGAGCACCGCAGCACCTCCGAGTGGCCCGCGTCGCAGGTGCATGCGGCGCTCATCGACCTCGACTATCTGCGGGAACGCCTCGCCGAGCTCGGGGGCACCCGCAACGAGCTCGTCAAGCACACCGTGGACGGCGACGCGGTGCGCTTCGAGGTGCGCCAGGGGGTGCGCACGGACTCGTTGCCGCCGGTGGCGCGCACCGTCGTGGGCGCGGGTGACCTGGTGATCGACCGCAGCGAGTCCTGGCGGCGCGAGCAGGACGGGCACTACACCGGCGAGATCGCGGCCGAGGTCGCCGGGGTGCCGTGCACGATCACCGGTTCGATGTGGCTGCGCGACCAGGCGACCGGCACCGACGCCAGCGAGTTCCTCGTCGACGGCGAGGTGCGGGTGAACATGCCCTTCGTCGGCGGGAAGCTGGAGGACCTCGTGGCCGACCAGGTGCAGAAGTTGCTGGCCGCCGAAGAGCGCTTCACCACCGAGTGGCTGGCACGCAGGCCGAACTGA
- a CDS encoding class I SAM-dependent methyltransferase, producing MNQPRKRAPRLAAGRARALGAPTRGTTNPNRLRRVDRWIAGTPWVSRALSSATDPLVIDLGFGATPVTTVELAARLRPVRSDTRVFGLEIDPDRVTTGKAVADPPALDFRRGGFELAGLAAGIGGQDGPALVRALNVLRQYTEPEAWKAWDELCGRLAPDGLLVEGTCDEIGRRCCWVTLDRSGPRTLTLACLPGDLDRPSDLAERLPKTLIHRNVPGEKVHELLTDLDACWARAAPRAPFGPRARWAESVRLLAALGWPVRDRPRRWRLGEVTVDWAAVAPVPGDVSGA from the coding sequence ATGAACCAGCCTCGCAAGCGGGCACCCCGGCTGGCGGCGGGCCGAGCACGCGCGCTCGGTGCGCCGACCCGCGGGACCACGAATCCGAACCGGCTGCGGCGGGTGGACCGCTGGATCGCCGGTACTCCGTGGGTTTCCCGCGCACTGTCCTCGGCAACGGATCCGCTGGTCATCGACCTCGGGTTCGGGGCGACACCGGTGACCACCGTCGAGCTGGCGGCCCGGCTGCGACCGGTGCGCTCCGACACGCGGGTGTTCGGCCTCGAGATCGACCCGGATCGGGTGACCACGGGCAAGGCCGTCGCCGATCCGCCCGCGCTGGACTTCCGCCGCGGCGGCTTCGAACTCGCGGGCCTGGCCGCGGGCATCGGCGGCCAGGACGGCCCGGCGCTGGTGCGGGCGCTGAACGTGCTGCGCCAGTATACCGAGCCGGAGGCGTGGAAGGCCTGGGACGAGCTGTGCGGCCGCCTCGCCCCGGACGGACTGCTGGTCGAGGGCACCTGCGACGAGATCGGGCGGCGCTGCTGCTGGGTCACGCTGGACAGGTCGGGGCCGCGGACGCTCACGCTGGCCTGCCTGCCCGGGGATCTGGACCGACCGTCGGACCTGGCGGAGCGGCTGCCGAAAACGCTGATCCACCGCAACGTGCCGGGGGAGAAGGTGCACGAACTGCTCACCGACCTCGACGCCTGCTGGGCCAGGGCCGCGCCGCGCGCGCCGTTCGGACCGCGGGCGCGCTGGGCGGAGTCGGTGCGGCTGCTCGCCGCTCTCGGCTGGCCGGTGCGGGATCGCCCGCGGCGGTGGCGGCTGGGCGAGGTCACCGTGGACTGGGCCGCGGTCGCTCCCGTGCCGGGGGACGTGAGCGGCGCGTAG
- the purU gene encoding formyltetrahydrofolate deformylase produces MSSRFVITLGCPDRTGIVARIASFLAEWGGWIVEAGYHTDTETGWFFTRQEVRADSLPFDVAELRQRFARVADELGSTNWQVTDTAERRRVVLLVSKEGHCLHDLLGRVASGELDVDLRAVIGNHPRLRSITEAHGVPFHHVPFPGGADPAAKDGAFHEIRALIDGHDPHAIVLARFMQIVPPAVCEEWAGRALNIHHSFLPSFAGARPYHQAYARGVKLVGATCHYVTPELDAGPIIEQDVTRVDHTDAAADMVRKGRDIEKIVLARGLRAHLEDRVLVHDKRTVIF; encoded by the coding sequence GTGTCCTCTCGATTCGTCATCACCCTCGGTTGCCCGGACCGCACCGGGATCGTGGCCCGCATCGCCTCGTTCCTCGCCGAGTGGGGCGGTTGGATCGTGGAAGCCGGCTACCACACCGACACCGAGACGGGCTGGTTCTTCACCCGCCAAGAAGTGCGCGCGGACTCATTGCCGTTCGACGTCGCGGAGCTGCGGCAGCGCTTCGCCCGCGTCGCCGACGAGCTGGGCAGCACGAACTGGCAGGTGACCGACACCGCCGAGCGGCGACGGGTCGTGCTGCTGGTCTCCAAGGAAGGCCACTGCCTGCACGACCTGCTCGGGCGCGTCGCGTCCGGGGAGCTCGACGTGGATCTGCGGGCGGTCATCGGGAACCACCCGCGGCTGCGTTCGATCACCGAGGCGCACGGCGTGCCGTTCCACCACGTGCCGTTCCCCGGCGGCGCCGATCCCGCCGCCAAGGACGGCGCGTTCCACGAGATTCGGGCACTGATCGACGGCCACGATCCGCACGCGATCGTGCTGGCCCGGTTCATGCAGATCGTGCCGCCCGCGGTGTGCGAGGAGTGGGCCGGGCGAGCGTTGAACATCCACCACAGCTTCCTGCCGTCGTTCGCCGGCGCCCGCCCGTACCACCAGGCGTACGCGCGCGGGGTGAAGCTCGTGGGCGCGACCTGCCACTACGTGACTCCGGAACTGGACGCGGGGCCGATCATCGAGCAGGACGTGACCCGGGTCGATCACACCGACGCTGCCGCCGACATGGTCCGCAAGGGCCGCGACATCGAGAAGATCGTCCTCGCCCGCGGCCTGCGCGCCCACCTCGAAGACCGAGTCCTGGTCCACGACAAGCGCACCGTCATCTTCTGA
- a CDS encoding YbaK/EbsC family protein: MSADWSLAAGTLSVVPASDRPELLAEPVLDAVTALPPQDAALVGVTEIDPDVADTAAFCAQYGSPLELSANCVIVAGKRGGDVRYAACLVSATARADVNGVVKRRLDVRKASFAAMDEAVRLTSMEYGGITPFGLPAEWPLLVDAAVASAPALVVGSGLRRSKIITSGALLSALPAAEILPDLAREAPTAT, encoded by the coding sequence ATGTCTGCTGACTGGTCACTCGCCGCCGGAACTCTTTCGGTGGTACCCGCATCGGACCGTCCTGAGCTGCTCGCCGAGCCCGTGCTGGATGCCGTGACCGCGTTGCCGCCGCAGGACGCGGCGCTGGTCGGTGTCACCGAGATCGACCCGGATGTCGCGGACACGGCGGCATTCTGCGCGCAGTACGGCTCGCCGCTGGAGCTGTCCGCGAACTGCGTGATCGTCGCGGGCAAGCGCGGCGGGGACGTGCGGTACGCGGCGTGCCTGGTGTCCGCCACCGCACGCGCCGACGTCAACGGCGTGGTCAAGCGACGCCTCGACGTGCGCAAGGCTTCGTTCGCGGCGATGGACGAGGCGGTCCGGCTGACGTCGATGGAGTACGGCGGGATCACTCCGTTCGGGCTGCCCGCGGAGTGGCCGCTGCTGGTGGACGCGGCCGTGGCGAGCGCTCCGGCCCTGGTGGTCGGTAGCGGCCTGCGCCGCTCCAAGATCATCACCTCGGGCGCCCTGCTGTCCGCCCTGCCCGCGGCGGAGATCCTCCCCGACCTGGCCCGCGAAGCCCCCACGGCGACCTGA